A genomic window from Aquila chrysaetos chrysaetos chromosome 9, bAquChr1.4, whole genome shotgun sequence includes:
- the LOC115346068 gene encoding scale keratin-like, which yields MSCYDLCPPKTGVAVPQPVAESCNELCARQCPDSTAFIQPPPVVVTFPGPILSSFPQQAVVGSSGAPAFGGNLGLGGLYGAGATLGSGGLCTFGRPYASPACSPCALPRYSKKLWDTCGPC from the coding sequence ATGTCTTGCTATGACCTGTGCCCACCGAAAACCGGCGTCGCCGTCCCCCAGCCCGTCGCTGAGAGCTGCAACGAGCTGTGCGCCCGGCAGTGCCCCGACTCGACGGCCTTCATCCAGCCGCCCCCCGTCGTCGTCACCTTCCCCggccccatcctcagctccttcccccagcaagCCGTGGTGGGCTCCTCCGGAGCACCCGCCTTTGGGGGCAACCTGGGGCTGGGAGGCCTCTACGGCGCCGGCGCCACCCTGGGCTCGGGGGGCCTCTGCACCTTTGGCAGACCCTACGCTTCTCCCGCCTGCAGCCCTTGTGCCTTGCCCCGCTACAGCAAGAAGCTGTGGGACACCTGTGGGCCCTGCTAg
- the LOC115346049 gene encoding scale keratin-like, producing the protein MSCYDLCPPKTGVAVPQPVAESCNELCARQCPDSTAFIQPPPVVVTFPGPILSSFPQQAVVGSSGAPAFGGNLGLGGLYGAGATLGSGGLCTFGRPYASPACSPCALPRYSKKLWDTCGPC; encoded by the coding sequence ATGTCTTGCTACGACCTGTGCCCACCGAAAACCGGCGTCGCCGTCCCCCAGCCCGTCGCTGAGAGCTGCAACGAGCTGTGCGCCCGGCAGTGCCCCGACTCGACGGCCTTCATCCAGCCGCCCCCCGTCGTCGTCACCTTCCCCggccccatcctcagctccttcccccagcaagCCGTGGTGGGCTCCTCCGGAGCACCCGCCTTTGGGGGCAACCTGGGGCTGGGAGGCCTCTACGGCGCCGGCGCCACCCTGGGCTCGGGGGGCCTCTGCACCTTTGGCAGACCCTACGCTTCTCCCGCCTGCAGCCCTTGTGCCTTGCCCCGCTACAGCAAGAAGCTGTGGGACACCTGTGGGCCCTGCTAG
- the LOC115345900 gene encoding claw keratin-like — translation MQTSSVILTAITRRIPCYSESCRPCGVTCPQPIAESYNEPCVQQCPNSRVVIFPPPAVVTVPGPILSSFPQESIVGSSGLAWLGSSFSSRSSWGYGGSLGLGSYGGYGSSLGLGGSSGYGGSQGYGSPFGLGGYGGYGRSLGYGRSLGYGDDMGYGGSLGCGGQHGSSGFGNFGRSYSSGFSSCGMGYYLPGAQRWGRSRRRSCGAF, via the coding sequence ACTCACAGCCATCACAAGAAGGATACCTTGCTACAGTGAGTCCTGCAGACCCTGTGGGGTGACCTGTCCTCAGCCAATTGCCGAGAGCTACAATGAGCCATGTGTGCAGCAATGCCCTAACTCCAGAGTAGTGATCTTCCCCCCGCCAGCTGTGGTGACAGTCCCAGGCCCCATACTCAGCTCTTTTCCTCAGGAGAGCATTGTGGGATCATCAGGCCTGGCCTGGTTGGGGAGTTCCTTTAGTTCTCGAAGCTCCTGGGGCTATGGGGGCTCCTTGGGCTTGGGGAGCTACGGGGGTTACGGGAGCTCCCTGGGCTTGGGGGGTTCCTCTGGCTATGGGGGCTCCCAGGGTTATGGGAGCCCCTTTGGCTTGGGAGGCTATGGAGGCTACGGGCGCTCACTTGGGTATGGCCGTTCCCTAGGTTATGGAGATGATATGGGCTATGGGGGCTCCCTGGGCTGTGGGGGTCAACATGGGTCCAGTGGCTTTGGCAATTTTGGGAGGTCCTACAGCTCTGGCTTCTCCTCCTGTGGCATGGGATATTACCTCCCTGGTGCCCAGAGGTGGGGCAGGTCCCGCCGCAGGAGCTGCGGGGCTTTCTAA